Proteins found in one Candidatus Latescibacterota bacterium genomic segment:
- a CDS encoding MtnX-like HAD-IB family phosphatase: MSDKIAVVCDFDGTITIRDIGHHFFESFVPDTASWVELLEKWKLGLISSRECLQREVASISATRDDLDEFIEDEKFDPYFKDFVDFSNRRNYDFLILSDGMDYYIESMLMRFGFGYLEFRANHLVFGSSGEIESVEFPFYGLSNGCTMCGDCKRFHLQQLKEKGFFTVYVGNGYSDRCASEHADLVFAKDDLLVHMKQKGLDHVEFRNFRDVERSLMGKFYISGQE, encoded by the coding sequence ATGAGTGACAAGATTGCGGTGGTCTGTGATTTTGACGGCACGATCACGATCAGGGACATCGGTCATCATTTCTTCGAGAGCTTTGTGCCTGACACAGCTTCCTGGGTAGAACTCCTCGAAAAATGGAAACTCGGCCTGATCAGTTCCAGGGAGTGCCTCCAGCGAGAGGTCGCATCTATTTCGGCTACCCGGGACGACCTGGACGAATTCATAGAGGACGAAAAATTCGATCCTTACTTCAAGGATTTCGTCGATTTCAGCAACCGTAGAAATTACGATTTTCTAATACTCAGCGATGGCATGGACTATTACATCGAATCGATGCTGATGAGATTCGGATTCGGCTATCTGGAGTTCCGGGCCAATCATCTTGTGTTCGGTTCAAGTGGAGAGATCGAGTCGGTGGAGTTTCCCTTCTATGGCCTCAGTAATGGCTGTACGATGTGTGGTGACTGCAAGAGGTTCCATCTTCAGCAGTTGAAGGAAAAGGGATTCTTCACGGTCTACGTCGGCAACGGTTACAGTGACCGGTGCGCGTCCGAGCATGCTGATCTTGTTTTTGCCAAGGACGATCTGCTCGTCCATATGAAGCAGAAGGGGCTTGATCATGTCGAGTTCAGGAACTTCAGAGACGTTGAGCGGAGCCTCATGGG